In Paraburkholderia sprentiae WSM5005, a genomic segment contains:
- a CDS encoding FmdB family zinc ribbon protein has translation MPTYQYRCEQCGETFEHAEHLAEHETAHPACPKCGSEKVQHIPTPFVAKTSRKS, from the coding sequence ATGCCGACTTACCAATACCGGTGCGAGCAGTGCGGTGAGACGTTCGAACATGCCGAGCATCTCGCCGAGCATGAAACCGCCCATCCGGCTTGTCCGAAATGCGGAAGCGAGAAGGTTCAGCACATACCCACGCCATTTGTGGCGAAAACATCCAGAAAGAGCTGA
- a CDS encoding cupin, translating into MFNESRHGFDAAQTEYEAFMLEPHDWVPNNGKLPVVLYRRALSPGSGNLAAAFEILFERNAWPAQWRDSIFDFHHFHATAHEVLGVTEASAEVIVGGPGGRVLTLHAGDVLLLPAGTGHCLQSFERHFQVVAGYPLGQQWDIRREALTPQETAKMLALPFPPLDPIDGKHGPVVELWLHAA; encoded by the coding sequence ATGTTCAATGAGTCCAGGCACGGCTTCGACGCCGCCCAGACCGAATACGAAGCCTTCATGCTGGAGCCGCACGACTGGGTACCGAACAACGGCAAGCTGCCGGTCGTGCTGTACCGGCGCGCGCTGTCGCCCGGCAGCGGCAATCTGGCCGCCGCGTTCGAAATCCTGTTCGAGCGCAATGCATGGCCCGCGCAATGGCGCGACAGCATCTTCGACTTCCATCACTTTCACGCGACGGCCCATGAGGTGCTGGGCGTCACCGAGGCCAGCGCCGAGGTGATCGTCGGCGGGCCGGGCGGACGCGTGTTGACGCTGCACGCGGGCGACGTGCTGCTGCTGCCGGCCGGCACCGGCCATTGTCTGCAGTCGTTCGAGCGGCATTTTCAGGTGGTGGCGGGCTATCCGTTAGGACAGCAGTGGGACATTCGCCGCGAAGCGCTGACGCCGCAGGAAACCGCCAAGATGCTGGCGTTGCCGTTTCCTCCGCTCGATCCGATCGACGGCAAGCACGGTCCCGTGGTCGAGCTTTGGCTGCACGCGGCCTGA
- the zapE gene encoding cell division protein ZapE: protein MLDETRIMRALTVRGITPDARQREAISALVTLVGAQQRARHAWSTAAFGPQGVYCHGLPGRGKSLVVDTLFELAPCRKRRLHFHEFLREMNRRLVHAPRGDDRLGDVSRQWLDGIELLCFDEFHVHDVADAFLMGRFVDTAINLGTRIVLTSNYAPDDLLPDPEFHKRFLPTIAQIKRCFTVIHFDGARDYRFGGEAAEVPRFFAPLDTTSEAALREIFTSHERGAVIGSVNLSAAGRPLEARAAGRALLWADFEQLCVARRSHLDYLDLAEQWQGLIVDRLHTAALRQSHTLQRLVWLIDIFYDRKRALFIAADQPIETALIGLEGAHDLSRTLSRLAEMQSRAYRSTLERRGDDNAQDGIDAGASSPGI from the coding sequence ATGCTTGACGAAACCCGCATCATGCGCGCATTGACCGTGCGCGGCATCACCCCCGATGCGCGTCAGCGCGAGGCCATCAGCGCGCTCGTCACATTGGTCGGCGCGCAGCAGCGCGCGCGACATGCCTGGTCCACCGCCGCGTTCGGGCCGCAAGGCGTCTACTGTCACGGGCTGCCGGGACGCGGCAAGAGCCTCGTCGTCGATACGCTGTTCGAGCTGGCGCCATGCCGCAAACGGCGTTTGCACTTCCATGAGTTCCTGCGCGAGATGAACCGCCGGCTCGTCCACGCGCCGCGTGGTGACGACCGGCTCGGCGACGTGTCGCGGCAATGGCTCGACGGTATCGAATTACTGTGCTTCGACGAATTCCATGTGCACGATGTCGCCGACGCGTTCCTGATGGGCCGCTTTGTCGACACCGCGATCAACCTCGGCACGCGCATCGTGCTGACGTCGAACTACGCACCGGACGATCTGCTGCCCGACCCCGAGTTTCACAAACGCTTTTTGCCGACCATCGCGCAGATCAAACGCTGCTTCACGGTGATCCATTTCGACGGCGCGCGCGATTACCGCTTTGGCGGCGAAGCGGCCGAGGTGCCGCGCTTTTTCGCGCCGCTCGATACGACGAGCGAGGCCGCGTTACGCGAGATCTTCACGAGTCACGAACGCGGCGCTGTGATCGGGTCGGTCAATCTGAGCGCGGCGGGTCGGCCGCTCGAAGCTCGTGCGGCCGGCCGCGCGCTGCTGTGGGCGGACTTCGAGCAGTTGTGCGTCGCGCGCCGCTCGCATCTCGACTACCTCGATCTCGCCGAACAATGGCAAGGCTTGATCGTCGATCGTCTGCACACGGCAGCGCTGAGGCAGTCGCATACGCTGCAGCGCCTCGTCTGGCTGATCGACATCTTCTACGATCGCAAGCGTGCTCTCTTCATCGCCGCCGATCAGCCGATCGAAACCGCATTGATCGGCCTGGAAGGCGCGCACGATCTGTCACGAACCCTGAGCCGGCTCGCCGAAATGCAGTCGCGCGCGTATCGGAGCACGCTCGAACGACGCGGCGACGACAACGCGCAAGACGGGATCGACGCGGGAGCTTCATCGCCCGGGATCTGA
- the tkt gene encoding transketolase has protein sequence MQNDPALDQLCINTIRTLSMDAVQKANSGHPGTPMALAPVAYHLWQNHLRYDPDEPLWPNRDRFVLSVGHASMLLYSLLHLANVKAVDEHGRPTGAPAVSLDDIEHFRQIDSKTPGHPEYRMTTGVETTTGPLGQGLGNSVGMAMAGRWYESHFNRPDAPLFDYRVYALCGDGDLMEGISHEAASLAGHLKLSNLIWIYDSNRVTIEGHTDLAYSDDVESRFRGYNWHTLHVDDANDAAALEKALVEAKSVTDRPTLIVVHSVIGWGSPNKQDSASAHGEALGVEEVALTKKAYGWPEDKFFYVPDGVHERFAQGIGARGKAAREQWQTKFDSYKKQYADLAREFAQMEAHELPQGWDSDIPRFDADAKGMATRESSGKVLNAIAARVPWIIGGAADLSPSTKTNLKFEGAGSFEADDYAGRNLHFGIREHGMGAVVNGLVLSNLRAYGSTFLIFSDYMKPPIRLSAIMEVPAIFVFTHDSIGLGEDGPTHQPIEQLASLRGVPGLTVLRPGDANEAAEAWRVALTQPRRPACIVLSRQPLPTLDRSRYAPASGVRHGAYVLADAPGGSKPEVILMATGSELSICVDVYEKLKSEGIAARVVSMPSWDIFEREDSAYQESVLPADVEARVAVEQAASLGWDRYTGRLGAQIVMHTFGASAPIADLKKKFGFTPEAVYEAAKQQIARVKKGRGTA, from the coding sequence ATGCAAAACGATCCCGCCCTCGATCAGTTGTGCATCAACACGATCCGCACGCTGTCGATGGACGCCGTGCAGAAAGCCAATTCCGGCCACCCCGGCACGCCGATGGCGCTCGCGCCGGTTGCCTATCACCTGTGGCAAAACCATCTGCGTTACGACCCGGACGAGCCGTTGTGGCCGAATCGCGATCGCTTCGTGCTGTCGGTCGGGCATGCGTCGATGCTGCTTTATTCCCTGCTGCATCTGGCCAACGTGAAGGCCGTCGACGAACACGGCAGGCCGACCGGCGCGCCGGCCGTATCGCTCGACGACATCGAGCATTTCCGCCAGATCGACAGCAAGACGCCCGGCCACCCCGAGTACCGGATGACGACCGGCGTCGAAACCACTACGGGACCGCTTGGGCAAGGGCTCGGCAACAGCGTCGGCATGGCGATGGCCGGGCGCTGGTACGAGAGCCACTTCAACCGCCCGGACGCGCCGCTGTTCGACTACCGCGTATATGCGTTGTGCGGCGACGGCGACCTGATGGAAGGCATCTCGCACGAAGCGGCTTCGCTCGCCGGGCACCTGAAGCTGTCGAACCTGATCTGGATTTACGACAGCAATCGCGTGACGATCGAAGGCCATACCGACCTCGCGTATAGCGACGACGTCGAAAGCCGCTTTCGTGGCTACAACTGGCACACGCTGCACGTCGACGACGCCAACGACGCGGCCGCGCTGGAAAAGGCGCTGGTCGAAGCGAAGAGCGTGACCGACCGGCCCACGCTAATCGTCGTCCACAGCGTGATCGGCTGGGGCTCGCCGAACAAGCAGGATTCGGCGTCCGCGCATGGCGAAGCGCTCGGCGTCGAGGAAGTCGCGCTGACCAAGAAGGCGTACGGCTGGCCCGAGGACAAGTTCTTCTACGTGCCCGACGGCGTGCACGAACGCTTCGCGCAAGGTATCGGTGCACGCGGCAAGGCGGCGCGCGAACAATGGCAGACGAAGTTCGACAGCTATAAAAAACAGTATGCGGATCTCGCGCGCGAGTTCGCGCAGATGGAAGCGCATGAATTGCCGCAGGGCTGGGACAGCGACATCCCCCGCTTCGACGCGGACGCGAAGGGCATGGCGACGCGCGAATCGTCGGGCAAGGTGCTCAATGCGATTGCCGCGCGTGTGCCGTGGATCATCGGCGGCGCGGCGGACCTGTCGCCGTCGACTAAAACCAACCTGAAGTTCGAAGGCGCCGGCAGTTTCGAGGCGGATGACTACGCTGGCCGCAATCTGCATTTCGGCATCCGCGAGCATGGGATGGGCGCGGTGGTTAACGGTCTCGTGCTATCGAATCTGCGTGCGTACGGCTCGACGTTTCTGATCTTCAGCGACTACATGAAGCCGCCGATCCGCCTGTCCGCGATCATGGAAGTCCCCGCTATCTTTGTGTTCACGCACGATTCGATCGGCCTCGGCGAAGATGGTCCGACGCATCAGCCGATCGAGCAGTTGGCGTCGCTGCGCGGTGTGCCCGGCCTCACGGTGCTGCGTCCCGGCGACGCCAACGAAGCGGCCGAGGCGTGGCGGGTCGCGCTGACGCAGCCGCGTCGGCCGGCGTGCATCGTCCTGTCGCGCCAGCCGCTGCCGACGCTTGACCGCAGTCGCTATGCGCCCGCGAGCGGCGTCCGGCACGGCGCGTACGTGCTCGCCGATGCGCCCGGTGGCAGCAAGCCGGAGGTGATCCTGATGGCGACCGGCAGCGAGTTGTCGATCTGCGTCGACGTGTACGAGAAGCTGAAGAGCGAGGGCATCGCGGCGCGCGTCGTGTCGATGCCGTCGTGGGACATCTTCGAGCGCGAGGACAGTGCGTATCAGGAGTCGGTGCTGCCTGCGGACGTCGAAGCGCGCGTCGCGGTCGAGCAGGCTGCGTCGCTCGGTTGGGATCGGTATACGGGCCGGCTCGGTGCGCAGATCGTCATGCATACGTTCGGCGCGTCGGCGCCGATCGCGGATCTGAAGAAGAAGTTCGGTTTCACGCCGGAGGCCGTGTATGAGGCGGCGAAGCAGCAGATCGCGCGGGTGAAGAAGGGCCGGGGCACTGCCTGA
- a CDS encoding DUF6723 family protein, which produces MQQSKRGAENYEVAASFRRTMGGIVPTLKVIRLSDKRVIYPFRGCADMPLCEDAQSAKNFAEVYGWQLVNGDIAVPE; this is translated from the coding sequence ATGCAGCAATCTAAACGTGGCGCGGAAAACTATGAGGTCGCCGCGTCGTTTCGCCGGACGATGGGCGGCATTGTCCCGACCTTGAAGGTGATTCGTCTTTCCGACAAGCGGGTCATCTATCCGTTTCGCGGCTGTGCTGACATGCCCCTATGCGAGGATGCGCAGAGCGCGAAGAACTTCGCCGAGGTCTACGGCTGGCAGCTCGTGAACGGCGACATTGCGGTTCCGGAGTAG